A region of the Polaribacter sp. L3A8 genome:
AATCGCTAAAAAAGCTCATTTCGAAATAACAATCTCACTTTATAAGTTTTATATAAACTAATTCAATAATTCTTTTGCGTGTGTTAATGCAGAGTCGGAAATATCTTTACCACTTAACATTTCTGCAATTTCTACAATACGTTCTTCTGTAGTTAATTGTTTTAAATTAGTTGTGGTAACACCCTTTACTTCTTCTTTATACACCTTGTAGTGATTGATTCCTTTTGCGGCAATTTGCGGTAAATGCGTAATAGCAATTACTTGCATATTTTTACTCATCTGCTGCATAATGGCTGCTATTTTATTAGAAACCTCACCAGAAACTCCCGTATCTATTTCATCGAAAATAATGGTTGGTAATTGTGTGTTTTCTGATAAAATTGTTTTTACAGAAAGCATAATTCTAGACAATTCTCCACCAGAAGCCACTTTCTTTAACTCACCAAAATGTCCGCCTTTATTAGCAGAAAAAAGGAATTCTAATTCGTCTTTACCGTTTGAAAAATAATTTTTAGTTGCTTTTATCTTTATTGAAAAACGAGCGTTTTCCATTCCTAAATCGGTTAACAAAACTTGCAATTCTTTTGTTAATTTAGGTATTGAGCTTGTTCTTGCTTTAGAAATTAAATCTGCTACTTTATCTAATTTTACAGAAATATCATCTATTTCCTTTTGCTTTTCGTTAATTACTTCGTCTGCAGATTCTACATCACCTACTTCTTCAGAAATTTTTTCGAAAACTTGTATTAGTTCTTTATTTGAACCAACAGCATGTTTTTTCTGTAAATTATATAGCAATTGTAATCTGTCATTAATTTCTTCTGCTTCATTTGGGTTGAAATCTACATTTTCATTAGCATCTTCTAACTCAGAAACAATATCATCAATTTCTATTTTTACAGAAGTAATTCTTTCTGATAACGTTTGATATTCTTTAGAAAACGTAGAAATTTTAGTCAGTCTGTTTTCTAAAGTGTTTAGTAAATTCTGAATTCCGATTTCTTCATTTATCGTAAGCTCAAGTGCTTCCGATAAATTGTCTTTTATGTCTTCTATATTGTTTAATTTCTCTAGCTTTTCTTCTAAAATCTCTTGCTCATCAACTTTAATTTTAGCTTCTTCTAATTCCTTAAAAAGATGTAAATTATAGTCGTATTTCTGATTTGCAATTAATTGCTTTTCCTCTAACTTACTAAGTTCTTTTTTTAATTTGTTTAACTGTACAAATCCTCTTTGGTAAGAAGCAATTCTTGCTTGATTTTTTGCCAAGGCATCTAAAATAGTAAACTGAAAACTGTTATCAGACAGTTGCATTGTTTGATGCTGAGAGTGTACATCTATCAATTTAGATCTTAATTGATTTAAAACAGACAGCGTAACAGGCGTATCATTTACAAAAGCTCTTGATTTACCAGATGGTAAAATTTCTCTTCTAATAATGGTTTCAGACTCGTAATCTAAATCTACTTCTTTAAAAAAGTCTTCTAAATGATAACTAGAAAGCGCAACTTTTGCTTCAACAATACATTTTGTTGAAGTATCTTTTAATGAAGATAAATCGGCTCTGTTACCAAGCACCAATCCTAATGCTCCTAAAAGTATGGATTTACCTGCTCCGGTTTCTCCTGTAATAATAGATAAACCAGAAGAAAAATCAATAGATAACTTATTGATTAATGCGTAGTTATTAATGGAAAGTTGTGTTAACAAATTTTCTGAATTTTAGAAGATAAAATTAAGGAAAATTAATTGATAGTTAAAGAACAATTACGAATCGTTTTTAGTAGCATAAAATGTTACTTCTTCTTTAACAGCATGTCCTTCTGTATCACTATGGTCATGCAGATTGGCTCCTTTAACAAGTACAGGTTGCCCATTCACTAAAAACTGGCTATTCTCTATCTTAATATTTCTAAAACCTACTTTAATACTTATTGCTTCTATAGTATTATTTTTTTCGTCTTTTAAGTCGATCAATAAAGAGTATAAATTTGGGTGCATCAATAGTAAATTGACTTGTTGTAATGAGAATACCCTTTTTCTAACACCTAGAGTTCAACATTTTCTAAACTTAAGCCATTCAAATTTTTTAATTTAAGAAAAAAACAAGATTTGTTATTAAAAGGCTTTTCTCTAAGTTAAAAATAAGTTAGAATAATACAGGCAGACCAACAAATGCTAATGTTTTTGATGTAATTTTTTCTGATAAAAAAACACCACTATTTCAATTTAAACGCATATTACATATTAAATTTCTTCAATAAACTTTAACAAATGCTGTAAGGAAGGGTTTTTATTATTTTTATTCCAAATTACAGAAAGAGACGTTCTTTGCGTCATTTTATCTAATGCTATAAATTTCACTTTCTTATTATCCGTTAACGTTAAAGATGCTGGCACAATAGAAATACCCAAACCATTTTCTACTAAACTATATATAGAAGCTGCATGTATGGTACTATGAGAAACGATGGGAGAAAAACCACTATCATCAAAAAGTTGCATTACTTTTTCATAATAAGAAGAACTATCAGAAGAATCGAACATAATAAATGGTACTTTTTCTAATTGAATTAAACTTTTAAAATTGTCGCTATTCAGCGGATGTTCTATGGGCAGTACCAAACAGAAAGGTTCTTTTAAAACTTCGTAAATACCTAAACCAGCTGGCACTCTATCTAAACGTACAAAGCCAACATCAATTTCATTAGAAAGCAATTGTTCTATTTGTTGCTGGTTGTTCATTTCCTTTAAATTGAAAACAACATTTTCATACTCTTCCTTTAACCTCAACAATAATTGAGGTATTATTTTTTTCATGGCGGATCCCACATATCCAAAATTCAAATTCCCTTCAACACCATTATTTACCAATTTTGCAAAATCTAAAATTTCGGTTAACTCATTTAAATTACGAGTTAATTCTTTTCTTAAATACTCGCCTGTTTTTGTTAACTCAACTTTTCTATTATGACGATCAAAAAGCTTTACACCTAAATCGTCTTCCATATTTTTAATCTGCCTTGTTAAACCAGGTTGAGAAATATATAATTTCTCTGCCGCCTTTCTAAAATGAAGTGTCTCTGCAACAGCCAAAAAATATCGAATGTGTCTATACTCTATTTGATTACTCATAAGCATCAATTACTTGTTATTATAATATCAAAAGATATCAAATATAAAGATAACTTTGTATCAAAATACAAAATCACTATGTTTTTATACGGAATAGATAGACTTACAGTCGATAAAGTTATTGCCATTGCCAACGGAAGTTTAAAAGCTATTTTAAATGAGGAAGCAATCGACAACATAAATAAATGTAGAGAAAAAGTTGAAATTATGGCAAGTTCCAACAAAGCCATTTACGGAATTAACACCGGTTTCGGACCATTATGCGACACACAAATATCACCAAAAGACACAAGTAAATTACAAACAAACCTACTAATAACACACGCAGTTGGTGTAGGTGAACCAATACAGAAAGAACTTTCTAAAATAATGATGATTTGCAAAGTACATGCATTATCTCAAGGTTATTCTGGAGTTCGATTAACACTTATAGAGCGTATTATTTTCTTTATTGAAAACGATATTCTACCTGTTGTACCAGAAAAAGGTTCCGTAGGTGCTTCTGGAGATTTAGCGCCTCTATCTCACTTATTCTTACCAATAATTGGAGAAGGAGAATGTTGGGTAGACAATACTATTATATCAACCAATAAAATATACGAAACACATCATTTAACACCATTAACACTGCAAGCAAAAGAAGGTTTAGGTTTAATAAATGGTACACAATTTATTTTAGCGCACGCCATTAAAGCATTGCAAAGAATGGAGTATTTACTCGATTTAGCAGATTTATCTGGAGCAATGGTTTTAGAAGGTTTTCAGGGAAGTGCTTCTCCTTTTAGAAAAGAATTACATGAAATAAGACCTTTTGCAGGAAGCATAAAAGTGGCAAAACGCATGAGAATGTTTTTAAAGGATTCTCAGAATGTAGAAAACCATTTCGAATGTGATAGAGTTCAAGACCCCTATTCTGTAAGATGTATACCACAAGTTCACGGAGCCTCTAGAAATGCATTTCAGCATTTAAATGAATTGGCAGAAATAGAAATGAATTCTGTAACAGACAACCCTATTGTATTGAGTGATACAGAAGCTATTTCTGGAGGAAATTTTCATGGACAACCTTTAGCAATGGCGTTAGATTATACTTCTATTGCCGCATCAGAATTAGGAAACATTGCAGACAGAAGGTGTTTTTTACTTTTAGAAGGAAAATACGGTTTACCAAGATTACTTACAAAAAGTGGTGGTTTAAATTCTGGTTATATGATTCCGCAATACACAACCGCAGCTTTGGTTACAGAAAACAAATCGTTATGCTTCCCTCCTTCTGCAGACAGTATTCCTACTTCTTTAGGGCAAGAAGATCATGTTTCTATGGGAAGTATTTCTGGGCGAAAACTAAATCAAATTCTTAGTAATGTAGAAATGATTTTAGCCATAGAATTAATGTACGCAGCACAAGCAATGGAATTTAGAAGACCTAATCAGTTTTCTACCATTATTGAAGAAAATTTTAAAATTATAAGACAAAAAGTAGCGAAATTAGAAGAAGACCGCATTCTTAAAGACGACATTAACGAAATGATATTGTTAGTAAGAAATATGGCATTCATTGTAAAATAATTTAAAGATGACATTTAAAGAACAAATACAAAAAGGAATTCCGGCTACTTTACCAAACAAAAAAGAATATCCTAAAAACGCCAATAGAGCACCAAAAAGAAAGGACATTTTATCTTTTGATGAAAAAAAATTAGCCATTAGAAATGCGTTGCGTTACTTCCCAAAAGAATGGCATCAAGAGCTTGCGATTGAATTTGCTGAGGAGTTAAAAAATTATGGTAGAATTTATATGTACAGATTCAAACCAAATTATAAAATACACGCACGTTCTATTGAAGAATACCCAGCAAAATCGACGCAAGCAGCGGCAATTATGCTAATGATTCAAAACAACTTAGATCCTAAAGTTGCACAACATCCAGAAGAATTAATTACTTATGGTGGCAATGGAGCGGTTTTTCAGAATTGGGCGCAATACCTATTGGTAATGCATTATTTATCAGAAATGACAAATAAACAAACGTTGCACATTTATTCTGGGCATCCGATGGGCTTATTTCCTTCTTCTAAAAAAGCCCCAAGAGTAATTGTTACCAATGGAATGATGATTCCTAATTACTCGAAACCTGATGATTGGGAAAAATACAATGCTTTAGGTGTTACACAGTACGGACAAATGACCGCTGGTTCTTATATGTACATTGGGCCACAAGGAATTGTACACGGAACAACAATTACCTTAATGAATGCCTTTAGAAAAGTTTTATCAAAAGAAGAAACATCAAAAGGAAAAATATTTTTAACTGCTGGTTTAGGCGGAATGAGTGGTGCACAACCAAAAGCAGGAAACATTGCGGATTGTATTACCATTGCTGCAGAAATAAACCCAAAAGCAGCTACAAAAAGACATCAACAAGGTTGGGTAGATCTTTTAATTGATGATATCAATGATTTGATTAAAAGAGTAAAAATTGCACAACTAAAAAACGAAACGGTTTCCATTGCCTATATTGGTAATGTAGTAGAAATTTGGGAACGTTTTGATGAAGAAAACATTTTTATTCACTTAGGATCGGACCAAACCTCTTTACACATTCCTTGGACGGGTGGTTATTATCCTGTAGGGATTTCTTACGAAGAATCGAACCGATTAATAAGTGAAGAACCTTTACTCTTTAAAGAGAAAGTGCAAGAATCTTTAAGAAGACACGCAAAATCTATTAACAAGCACACTAAAAAAGGGACTTACTTCTTTGATTACGGAAACGCCTTTTTATTAGAATCTTCTAGAGCCGGAGCAGATGTAATGGCAGAAAACGGAATCGATTTTAAATACCCTTCTTATGTGCAAGACATACTAGGCCCTATGTGTTTCGATTATGGTTTTGGTCCATTTAGGTGGGTTTGTGCATCTGGAAAAGCAGAAGATTTAGATAAAACAGATGAAATTGCAGCCAAGGTTTTACAAAAAATCATGGAAAATTCTCCCAAAGAAATTCAATTGCAAATGCAAGACAATATTACTTGGATTAAAGATGCAAAGAAAAACAAAATGGTGGTAGGTTCTCAGGCTCGTATCTTATATGCAGATGCAGAAGGACGCGCAAAAATAGCCACCGCTTTTAATGATGCTATTAAAAATGGAAAAATTGGGCCGGTTGTTTTAGGTAGAGATCATCATGATGTGAGCGGTACAGATTCTCCATTTAGAGAAACATCTAACATCTACGATGGCAGTAAATTTACTGCAGATATGGCAATTCATAATGTTATTGGCGATAGTTTTAGAGGCGCAACTTGGGTTTCTATTCACAATGGCGGCGGCGTTGGTTGGGGTGAAGTAATAAATGGTGGTTTCGGTATGTTATTAGACGGCTCTAAACAAGCAGAAAAACGCTTAAAAAGCATGTTGTTTTACGATGTAAATAATGGTATTGCGCGTAGAAGTTGGGCTAGAAATGATGAAGCTATTTTTGCCATTAAAAGAGAAATGGAAAGGTCGCCCAATTTAAAAGTAACTTTACCTAACTTAGTACAAGACAAACTATTAAACAACTTATTTTAATGGCTACATTATTTAAAAATATAAAAGAATTAATTCAAGTTAGAACAACACCAATTTCTTTTGTTTCTGGTGATGAAATGAATATTCTACCTACAATTAAAAATGCTTTTTTAATTGTAGAAAATGGCTTGATTGCTAATTTTGGCGAAATGAAAGAGTGTCCGATTGAGAACTTTACAAAGGTGATTGATGCTACCGGAAAAATGATACTACCTTCTTGGTGCGATTCTCATACACATCTTGTTTATGCAGCTAATAGAGAAGGCGAATTTGCCGATAGAATTAGCGGCTTATCTTACGAGGAAATAGCAGAAAATGGAGGCGGAATTATAAACTCTGCTAAAAAACTACAACAGACTTCAGAGGATGAATTATACCAACAAAGTGAAGTTCGTTTAAAAGAAGTTATTCAACTAGGCACAGGAGCCATAGAGATTAAATCTGGCTACGGATTAACAGCAGAAGCTGAGTTAAAAATGCTTTGTGTTATTAGAAAATTAAAAGAAAACTATCCTATAGAAATAAAAGCAACTTTTTTAGGCGCACATGCAATCCCTTTAGAGTACAAAGAAAATAAAGCAGGTTATATCGATTTATTGGTAAGCAACATCATACCTAAAGTAGCCCAAGAAAAATTGGCAGAATATATAGATGTTTTCTGTGAAACAGGATATTTTTCAGCTTCAGACACCAAAAAAATTCTAGAAGCAGGAAAAAAATGTGGGTTAACTCCAAAGATTCACGTCAATCAATTTACGGCTATTGATGGTATTCAGGTAGGTATTCAATTCAATGCTTTATCTGTAGATCATTTAGAAATCATGAGAGACATCGATATTGAAGCTTTAAAAAAGACCAATACAATGCCTGTTGCATTACCAGGTTGTTCTTATTTTTTAAGCATTCCGTACACACCTGCTCGTAAAATGATTGACTCAGGTTTACCAATAGCCTTAGCATCTGATTTTAACCCAGGTTCTTCACCTTCTGGCAACATGAATTTTGTGATTGCTACAGCATGTATTAAAATGAAAATGACTCCGCAAGAAGCAATCAATGCAAGTACTATAAATGGTGCCTATGCCATGGGTTTAGAAACTAAAACCGGAACAATTACCAAAGGAAAATTAGCTAATTTAATTTTAACCAAACCCATAAATTCTTACGCTTTTATCCCTTATTCTTTTGGAAATAATCAGATTGAAAAAGTATATTTAAAAGGAATAGAAATCGATGGATAAATTAAATATGACATACCAACTTCCTGAAAAAAAATTCTGGACGGGAAGAAAATCAAATCCAGCATTAGAAAATCAATATTGGTATCAAGAAATAGAATTACGTAACATTAAAGAGCTTGATCACAAACAAATTGACATCGCCCTAATTGGTTATGCTTGCGATGAAGGTGTAAAAAGAAATTTAGGTAGAATTGGCGCTAGTGAAAGTCCGAATGTAATAAGAGAGCGTCTAGCTAAATTACCCATCCATTTTGAGGCTAAAAAAATTGTAGATGTTGGTAATATTACTTGTATCAATCAAGATTTAGAAACGTGTCAATTAAGCTTTGCAAAGGCGATAAAAAAACTAATTTCTAATGGTATTTTTCCGATTGCTATTGGTGGCGGACATGATATTGCTTACGGTCATTTTAAAGGTATTTATGAAAGCATCAACAACAAACAAAAAAACAAGATTGCTATTATAAATTTTGATGCTCATTTCGATTTACGTCCTGTAGAAACCAAACCGAACTCCGGAACTCCTTTTAATCAAATTTTAAATGAGTTTAAAAATGTAACTTATTTCCCCATAGGAATTCAGCAACAATCTAACACTAAAGAACTTTTTAATATTGCAAAAAGTAAGAATGTAGCTTTTGTGATCAATTATGACTGTGAAACTGATTCAGAAAAAATTAATGCTATC
Encoded here:
- the recN gene encoding DNA repair protein RecN; amino-acid sequence: MLTQLSINNYALINKLSIDFSSGLSIITGETGAGKSILLGALGLVLGNRADLSSLKDTSTKCIVEAKVALSSYHLEDFFKEVDLDYESETIIRREILPSGKSRAFVNDTPVTLSVLNQLRSKLIDVHSQHQTMQLSDNSFQFTILDALAKNQARIASYQRGFVQLNKLKKELSKLEEKQLIANQKYDYNLHLFKELEEAKIKVDEQEILEEKLEKLNNIEDIKDNLSEALELTINEEIGIQNLLNTLENRLTKISTFSKEYQTLSERITSVKIEIDDIVSELEDANENVDFNPNEAEEINDRLQLLYNLQKKHAVGSNKELIQVFEKISEEVGDVESADEVINEKQKEIDDISVKLDKVADLISKARTSSIPKLTKELQVLLTDLGMENARFSIKIKATKNYFSNGKDELEFLFSANKGGHFGELKKVASGGELSRIMLSVKTILSENTQLPTIIFDEIDTGVSGEVSNKIAAIMQQMSKNMQVIAITHLPQIAAKGINHYKVYKEEVKGVTTTNLKQLTTEERIVEIAEMLSGKDISDSALTHAKELLN
- a CDS encoding glycoside hydrolase family 2 TIM barrel-domain containing protein is translated as MHPNLYSLLIDLKDEKNNTIEAISIKVGFRNIKIENSQFLVNGQPVLVKGANLHDHSDTEGHAVKEEVTFYATKNDS
- a CDS encoding LysR substrate-binding domain-containing protein; protein product: MSNQIEYRHIRYFLAVAETLHFRKAAEKLYISQPGLTRQIKNMEDDLGVKLFDRHNRKVELTKTGEYLRKELTRNLNELTEILDFAKLVNNGVEGNLNFGYVGSAMKKIIPQLLLRLKEEYENVVFNLKEMNNQQQIEQLLSNEIDVGFVRLDRVPAGLGIYEVLKEPFCLVLPIEHPLNSDNFKSLIQLEKVPFIMFDSSDSSSYYEKVMQLFDDSGFSPIVSHSTIHAASIYSLVENGLGISIVPASLTLTDNKKVKFIALDKMTQRTSLSVIWNKNNKNPSLQHLLKFIEEI
- the hutH gene encoding histidine ammonia-lyase, which gives rise to MFLYGIDRLTVDKVIAIANGSLKAILNEEAIDNINKCREKVEIMASSNKAIYGINTGFGPLCDTQISPKDTSKLQTNLLITHAVGVGEPIQKELSKIMMICKVHALSQGYSGVRLTLIERIIFFIENDILPVVPEKGSVGASGDLAPLSHLFLPIIGEGECWVDNTIISTNKIYETHHLTPLTLQAKEGLGLINGTQFILAHAIKALQRMEYLLDLADLSGAMVLEGFQGSASPFRKELHEIRPFAGSIKVAKRMRMFLKDSQNVENHFECDRVQDPYSVRCIPQVHGASRNAFQHLNELAEIEMNSVTDNPIVLSDTEAISGGNFHGQPLAMALDYTSIAASELGNIADRRCFLLLEGKYGLPRLLTKSGGLNSGYMIPQYTTAALVTENKSLCFPPSADSIPTSLGQEDHVSMGSISGRKLNQILSNVEMILAIELMYAAQAMEFRRPNQFSTIIEENFKIIRQKVAKLEEDRILKDDINEMILLVRNMAFIVK
- a CDS encoding urocanate hydratase; this encodes MTFKEQIQKGIPATLPNKKEYPKNANRAPKRKDILSFDEKKLAIRNALRYFPKEWHQELAIEFAEELKNYGRIYMYRFKPNYKIHARSIEEYPAKSTQAAAIMLMIQNNLDPKVAQHPEELITYGGNGAVFQNWAQYLLVMHYLSEMTNKQTLHIYSGHPMGLFPSSKKAPRVIVTNGMMIPNYSKPDDWEKYNALGVTQYGQMTAGSYMYIGPQGIVHGTTITLMNAFRKVLSKEETSKGKIFLTAGLGGMSGAQPKAGNIADCITIAAEINPKAATKRHQQGWVDLLIDDINDLIKRVKIAQLKNETVSIAYIGNVVEIWERFDEENIFIHLGSDQTSLHIPWTGGYYPVGISYEESNRLISEEPLLFKEKVQESLRRHAKSINKHTKKGTYFFDYGNAFLLESSRAGADVMAENGIDFKYPSYVQDILGPMCFDYGFGPFRWVCASGKAEDLDKTDEIAAKVLQKIMENSPKEIQLQMQDNITWIKDAKKNKMVVGSQARILYADAEGRAKIATAFNDAIKNGKIGPVVLGRDHHDVSGTDSPFRETSNIYDGSKFTADMAIHNVIGDSFRGATWVSIHNGGGVGWGEVINGGFGMLLDGSKQAEKRLKSMLFYDVNNGIARRSWARNDEAIFAIKREMERSPNLKVTLPNLVQDKLLNNLF
- the hutI gene encoding imidazolonepropionase gives rise to the protein MATLFKNIKELIQVRTTPISFVSGDEMNILPTIKNAFLIVENGLIANFGEMKECPIENFTKVIDATGKMILPSWCDSHTHLVYAANREGEFADRISGLSYEEIAENGGGIINSAKKLQQTSEDELYQQSEVRLKEVIQLGTGAIEIKSGYGLTAEAELKMLCVIRKLKENYPIEIKATFLGAHAIPLEYKENKAGYIDLLVSNIIPKVAQEKLAEYIDVFCETGYFSASDTKKILEAGKKCGLTPKIHVNQFTAIDGIQVGIQFNALSVDHLEIMRDIDIEALKKTNTMPVALPGCSYFLSIPYTPARKMIDSGLPIALASDFNPGSSPSGNMNFVIATACIKMKMTPQEAINASTINGAYAMGLETKTGTITKGKLANLILTKPINSYAFIPYSFGNNQIEKVYLKGIEIDG
- the hutG gene encoding formimidoylglutamase, with protein sequence MDKLNMTYQLPEKKFWTGRKSNPALENQYWYQEIELRNIKELDHKQIDIALIGYACDEGVKRNLGRIGASESPNVIRERLAKLPIHFEAKKIVDVGNITCINQDLETCQLSFAKAIKKLISNGIFPIAIGGGHDIAYGHFKGIYESINNKQKNKIAIINFDAHFDLRPVETKPNSGTPFNQILNEFKNVTYFPIGIQQQSNTKELFNIAKSKNVAFVINYDCETDSEKINAIKKKLQPIIEKSDYIYITIDMDGFSSAYAPGVSAPSSLGFTPNFVFKILHYLFETKKVISCDIAELNPSLDIDNTTANLAAKLINFIVMEQTKNSLLSV